In one window of Candidatus Hydrogenedentota bacterium DNA:
- a CDS encoding type II toxin-antitoxin system VapC family toxin, whose product MPFMLDSCVYLDVFTRDSKWFSWSSRALSSAADVGAIILNPVIYAEISVRFERIEELEEVLPSGVFEYRAIPREAAFLAAKCFARYRRRGGSKLHPLPDFFIGAHAAVENHTLVTRDPLRFSRYFPSVKLVKP is encoded by the coding sequence ATGCCCTTTATGTTGGATTCGTGTGTCTATCTGGATGTCTTCACGCGAGACTCGAAATGGTTTTCCTGGTCGTCGCGCGCGTTGAGTTCAGCGGCTGACGTTGGGGCCATCATTCTGAATCCAGTGATCTATGCGGAGATTTCCGTGCGATTCGAACGCATCGAGGAATTGGAGGAGGTGCTGCCGTCTGGCGTGTTCGAGTATCGTGCAATCCCGCGTGAAGCGGCATTTCTTGCGGCCAAGTGTTTCGCCCGATACCGGCGGCGAGGGGGGTCGAAGCTTCATCCCTTGCCAGACTTCTTCATAGGCGCTCACGCTGCCGTGGAGAACCATACTCTGGTTACACGCGATCCGCTTCGATTCAGCAGGTACTTTCCGAGTGTCAAGCTTGTAAAACCGTAG
- a CDS encoding AbrB/MazE/SpoVT family DNA-binding domain-containing protein, with protein MKVTTKGQVTIPLHIREKTGIAPGCEVEFFEEKGRLFLKKVADSGRGKALVERMAGKGSVNMTTDEIMALTRGKA; from the coding sequence GTGAAGGTTACTACAAAAGGTCAAGTTACGATCCCGCTTCACATACGGGAGAAGACCGGCATCGCACCGGGATGCGAAGTGGAATTCTTTGAGGAAAAGGGGCGCCTCTTCCTCAAGAAGGTTGCCGACTCGGGACGGGGCAAAGCCTTGGTGGAGAGAATGGCGGGTAAGGGTTCTGTAAACATGACGACAGACGAGATCATGGCTCTGACAAGGGGAAAAGCCTGA
- a CDS encoding NAD(P)-dependent alcohol dehydrogenase: MKAVVIENAFGLDNLAVTERPEPDPGPGQVVVKVHAASLNYRDLLTVQGFYNPRQPLPLVPLSDGAGEVVAVGPGVTRVKVGDRVAGAFAQGWISGRPSRAKLLDTTLGGPLDGMLREFALLGAEGVVHIPDHLSYEEAATLPCAGLTAWSALVRHGDVKPGDVVLVLGTGGVSIFALQFAKLLGATVIVTSSSNEKLERAKALGAHHCVNYRENANWAKTVRELTGGEGVDHVIEVGGVGTLTQSMRAVRMGGTISLIGVLAGAESSLNLTPLLMQDIRLQGVIVGHRESFEEMNRAIAARTLKPAIDRVFAFEEAKESFELMASGGHFGKICIRVSH; the protein is encoded by the coding sequence ATGAAAGCCGTAGTCATCGAAAACGCCTTCGGGTTGGACAACCTGGCTGTGACGGAACGCCCCGAGCCTGATCCCGGCCCCGGCCAAGTGGTCGTTAAAGTCCATGCCGCCTCGCTGAACTATCGGGACTTGCTCACCGTCCAAGGCTTCTATAACCCGCGCCAGCCGCTGCCCCTGGTGCCGCTGTCCGACGGTGCTGGCGAGGTCGTGGCCGTGGGTCCCGGTGTAACGCGCGTCAAGGTAGGCGACCGTGTCGCCGGCGCGTTTGCTCAGGGCTGGATATCCGGCCGCCCCAGCCGCGCCAAGCTGCTCGACACAACGCTCGGTGGACCTCTTGACGGTATGCTGCGCGAGTTTGCGCTGCTCGGCGCGGAAGGGGTTGTTCACATTCCGGACCATCTTTCATACGAGGAGGCCGCCACGCTTCCGTGCGCGGGTTTGACGGCATGGAGCGCGCTCGTGCGGCATGGAGACGTCAAGCCCGGCGACGTGGTGCTTGTACTGGGAACGGGTGGCGTGTCCATATTCGCGCTGCAGTTCGCCAAGTTGCTGGGCGCGACCGTGATCGTGACTTCGAGCAGCAACGAAAAACTCGAGCGCGCAAAGGCCCTCGGCGCGCACCACTGCGTGAACTACCGCGAAAACGCGAACTGGGCAAAGACCGTGCGCGAGTTGACAGGCGGCGAGGGCGTGGACCATGTTATCGAGGTCGGAGGCGTCGGCACGCTGACGCAATCGATGCGCGCCGTGCGGATGGGGGGAACCATCAGCCTCATTGGAGTGCTGGCCGGTGCGGAATCCTCGCTCAATCTGACACCGCTGCTCATGCAGGATATTCGCCTCCAGGGGGTGATTGTAGGCCATCGTGAGAGTTTTGAAGAGATGAATCGCGCTATTGCCGCGCGCACCCTCAAACCGGCCATCGATCGCGTGTTTGCGTTCGAGGAAGCCAAAGAATCCTTCGAGCTGATGGCCTCCGGCGGACATTTCGGGAAGATCTGTATCCGCGTGTCGCACTAA
- a CDS encoding dienelactone hydrolase family protein, with protein sequence MKPLVSCGVVVLGALMALGCATTQSKERCNVSSKMTPTGFLNKTMTVDGNTRNYVVYVPSDYDPGKKWPMVVFLHGMGERGRDGLLQTEVGIGSAIRRQASLYPCIVVMPQCPGDTVWLNAFQHIDVAMEQTLKEYSIDSSRIYLTGLSMGGYGSWAYGALHNDVFAAIIPICGGGKVSDAPALAKVPIWAFHGGADSVVKPLASQSMVQAVKEAGGNIQYTEYPGVDHNSWDQTYRDLDVVKWLLSQKK encoded by the coding sequence ATGAAACCCTTGGTTTCGTGCGGCGTAGTTGTGCTCGGCGCATTGATGGCACTGGGCTGCGCAACTACGCAATCAAAAGAGAGGTGTAACGTGAGTTCCAAGATGACGCCAACCGGCTTCCTGAATAAAACCATGACCGTGGACGGCAATACGCGCAATTACGTTGTGTACGTGCCGTCCGACTACGACCCCGGAAAGAAATGGCCGATGGTCGTGTTTCTCCACGGCATGGGTGAGCGCGGCAGAGACGGCTTGCTTCAAACCGAGGTCGGCATTGGCAGCGCCATTCGCCGTCAAGCGAGCTTGTATCCGTGCATCGTCGTGATGCCCCAGTGCCCTGGCGACACCGTTTGGTTGAATGCCTTCCAGCATATCGATGTCGCGATGGAACAGACCCTGAAGGAGTATTCGATCGACTCGTCGCGCATCTACTTGACCGGCCTCTCCATGGGCGGGTACGGATCGTGGGCCTACGGCGCGCTGCACAACGACGTGTTTGCCGCAATCATTCCAATCTGCGGCGGCGGCAAGGTATCCGATGCGCCTGCGCTGGCGAAAGTGCCCATCTGGGCCTTTCACGGCGGAGCCGATTCCGTGGTCAAACCGCTTGCATCACAATCGATGGTGCAGGCCGTCAAAGAAGCCGGTGGCAACATCCAGTACACCGAGTATCCCGGTGTCGACCACAATTCATGGGATCAAACCTACAGAGACCTCGATGTCGTCAAATGGCTGTTAAGTCAGAAGAAATGA
- a CDS encoding glycerophosphodiester phosphodiesterase family protein encodes MVKAMRRLSIVAAFAIAALNGWTLPPITPEEAVQLVSYKMDSLQNSKVERVADKTPVTYHVTCKAKGEQFEAVVDGQVARVLSITSGNGQAIYTWPGILAVGHRGTVTFAPENTIPAFNKAIELGADLLEMDVRETKDGHLVIMHDGTVKRTTGEKGAISQMTLGEIRKLDAGALFGPEFKGTRVPTFEEAMEAIKGRALPDIDFKMGTPRKVVEAVREAGLLGKVTLYCGNLETMKQTVAIDPGFLTRPTVPTEEKALKAFLKEINPSIVNMGWDDTSLSVVRTAHLAGKLAFVNAMGKEDNETLYVKAIEGGADYIQTDRLDLLLPALRKHGVHK; translated from the coding sequence GTGGTGAAGGCAATGCGGAGACTCTCGATTGTCGCGGCGTTTGCGATCGCCGCGCTGAATGGCTGGACGTTGCCGCCCATCACTCCGGAAGAGGCAGTCCAGCTTGTCTCGTACAAAATGGACTCTCTGCAGAATTCAAAAGTGGAGCGTGTTGCCGACAAGACGCCGGTTACGTATCACGTGACCTGCAAGGCGAAGGGCGAGCAATTCGAAGCCGTGGTGGATGGGCAGGTTGCGCGTGTGCTTTCGATAACGAGCGGAAACGGGCAAGCAATCTACACGTGGCCGGGCATTCTGGCGGTGGGGCATCGCGGGACCGTTACCTTTGCACCGGAGAACACCATCCCCGCGTTCAATAAGGCGATTGAACTCGGGGCGGATCTGCTGGAGATGGATGTGCGTGAGACGAAGGATGGTCATTTGGTCATCATGCACGATGGAACCGTGAAGAGGACCACGGGTGAAAAGGGCGCAATCTCACAGATGACCTTGGGCGAGATTCGCAAGCTGGACGCGGGGGCTTTGTTCGGACCCGAGTTCAAGGGTACGCGCGTGCCGACCTTTGAAGAGGCGATGGAGGCCATCAAGGGGCGCGCGTTGCCTGACATCGATTTCAAGATGGGGACGCCGCGAAAGGTTGTTGAAGCCGTGCGCGAGGCGGGACTGTTGGGTAAGGTCACGTTGTATTGCGGCAACCTCGAAACGATGAAACAGACAGTTGCCATCGACCCCGGGTTCCTTACGCGTCCCACGGTTCCCACGGAGGAGAAAGCGCTGAAAGCGTTTCTCAAGGAAATAAATCCAAGCATCGTCAACATGGGATGGGATGATACAAGCTTGTCGGTTGTGCGAACGGCGCACCTCGCCGGGAAGCTGGCCTTTGTCAATGCAATGGGCAAGGAAGACAACGAGACGCTCTACGTGAAGGCAATAGAAGGCGGAGCCGATTACATTCAAACGGACCGGTTGGATTTGTTGCTGCCTGCGCTTCGCAAACACGGGGTACACAAGTAG
- a CDS encoding glutathione peroxidase has translation MPDSVLGFEVKDIDGNPVKLGDKYAGKVLLIVNTASKCGYTPQYADLESLYQKYHDKGLEILAFPSNDFGGQEPGSESEIKEFCSTKFNVTFPLFSKVPVKGDAKVPLYQFLTDAKTNPASPGEIKWNFTKFLVGRDGKIVARYESSVKPSDDQVTKAVEDALAAKPEEKKAGA, from the coding sequence ATGCCCGATTCCGTGCTCGGATTCGAAGTGAAAGACATCGATGGCAACCCGGTTAAACTGGGCGACAAATACGCGGGCAAAGTCCTGCTCATCGTCAACACCGCATCGAAATGCGGCTACACGCCCCAATACGCCGACCTCGAATCACTCTATCAGAAGTACCACGACAAAGGACTCGAAATCCTGGCATTTCCGTCGAACGATTTTGGCGGTCAGGAGCCCGGCTCTGAGTCCGAAATCAAGGAGTTCTGCTCGACGAAGTTCAACGTGACGTTTCCCTTGTTTTCGAAAGTGCCCGTCAAGGGCGATGCCAAGGTTCCGCTGTATCAGTTCCTGACGGACGCCAAGACGAATCCCGCCTCTCCCGGCGAAATCAAATGGAATTTCACGAAGTTCCTCGTGGGCCGCGATGGCAAGATCGTCGCGCGCTACGAATCTTCCGTGAAACCGTCTGACGATCAGGTCACCAAGGCTGTCGAAGACGCGCTTGCCGCGAAACCCGAGGAAAAGAAAGCAGGGGCCTAG
- a CDS encoding phytanoyl-CoA dioxygenase family protein, with the protein MLSSEQVASYHELGYLHIPEVFTPSEMDELEEHLDFLMDQWAITELGWTGPWRKVYMDAATEKKSKLTSLHDLHFYSDAWMRAVTHPRLAEAMADLLGPNVELHHTTLHAKPPETGHPFPMHQDNAFYEHMNGQYVDVLVHLDDTCHANGEIRFLAGSHKAGALPHITRTEEGECTPHLNTSEYRLEDTVPVPAKRGDVVCFSIFTIHGSYVNTTDKVRRLVRCGYRDPLNTQISGQSKGRPNIMVKGRRIRSTETAPLTNEAVV; encoded by the coding sequence ATGCTGTCTTCCGAGCAGGTTGCGTCGTATCACGAACTCGGATACCTTCACATTCCCGAAGTGTTCACGCCGTCCGAAATGGACGAATTGGAGGAGCACCTCGACTTCTTGATGGACCAATGGGCCATCACGGAACTGGGCTGGACGGGTCCGTGGCGGAAGGTGTACATGGATGCGGCTACGGAGAAGAAGTCGAAGCTGACGTCGCTCCACGATCTGCATTTTTATTCGGATGCATGGATGCGGGCGGTGACTCATCCGCGGCTTGCGGAGGCTATGGCAGACCTGCTTGGACCCAACGTGGAGTTGCACCACACGACGCTTCATGCCAAACCGCCAGAGACGGGACACCCTTTCCCGATGCATCAGGACAATGCCTTCTACGAGCATATGAACGGGCAATACGTGGACGTGCTGGTGCATCTCGATGACACGTGTCACGCCAACGGAGAGATCCGTTTTCTGGCGGGTTCGCACAAGGCGGGCGCGTTGCCTCATATCACGCGAACGGAAGAAGGCGAATGCACGCCGCACTTGAATACAAGCGAGTATCGTTTGGAGGATACCGTGCCCGTTCCCGCGAAGCGCGGCGATGTGGTCTGTTTCAGCATCTTCACGATACACGGCAGTTACGTGAACACGACCGACAAGGTGCGAAGGCTCGTGCGTTGTGGTTACCGCGACCCGCTCAATACACAGATTTCCGGGCAAAGCAAAGGCCGGCCCAACATCATGGTGAAGGGCCGGCGCATCCGGTCGACGGAAACGGCTCCGCTTACGAACGAAGCCGTCGTTTGA
- a CDS encoding ribosomal protein L7/L12, translating to MYILAIIVVLYIVLGLLKRRLGSSGTRPIPQIALSPEAEAEARELLAEGQKIEAIKVVRDNSGCGLAEAKDFVERGLTSGVKPILPTEPLPENLDREVRRLLDRGETIEAVRLLHTQLKWGLKESKEYVDRLQGGS from the coding sequence ATGTATATACTGGCGATTATCGTTGTGTTGTACATCGTGTTAGGCTTGCTTAAGCGACGTCTAGGTAGTAGTGGCACTCGTCCAATTCCGCAGATTGCCCTTTCCCCGGAGGCAGAAGCCGAAGCCCGCGAATTGCTTGCCGAAGGACAGAAGATCGAAGCCATAAAAGTCGTTCGAGACAATTCCGGTTGCGGACTGGCCGAAGCGAAGGATTTTGTTGAACGGGGACTGACTTCAGGTGTCAAACCAATTCTGCCCACAGAACCTCTTCCCGAGAACCTCGACCGCGAAGTGCGGCGCCTGCTGGATCGAGGTGAAACGATCGAAGCCGTCCGGTTGCTGCACACCCAACTTAAGTGGGGACTTAAGGAATCCAAGGAGTACGTTGACCGCTTACAAGGGGGCAGCTAG
- a CDS encoding glycosyltransferase family 2 protein, giving the protein MKITFVIPVYNERETLEPLVAGITEHVQPHEHRILFVDDGSRDGSYDVMCALKEKYPSIEVLRLRGNFGKSAALAAGFAHVDGDLVFTMDSDLQDEPKEIPRFIEKLNEGYDVVCGWKAVRHDPWHKTFPSHLYNRFVSWLFEVPLHDVNCGFKIFRIDVVKRIQVYGEMHRLIPVMAHTLNFRVGEIPVEHHRRRYGKSKYGFERFSRGAIDVITMWFLRRHSQAPAHFFGKLGFWQFAGGALAILIGIISWFVWSQAAGAGLCAAGMVVCSTGTLTVSLGLLAELVLHHFVRIDPTVYIAENNGS; this is encoded by the coding sequence ATGAAAATCACCTTCGTCATACCGGTGTACAACGAGCGTGAGACTCTGGAGCCGCTTGTCGCGGGCATCACCGAGCACGTACAGCCTCACGAGCATCGCATCCTTTTTGTCGACGACGGAAGCCGCGACGGATCCTACGACGTGATGTGCGCGTTGAAGGAAAAGTACCCGTCCATCGAAGTACTCCGGCTGCGTGGCAACTTCGGCAAATCCGCGGCGTTGGCGGCTGGGTTCGCGCACGTTGACGGCGACCTCGTGTTCACCATGGATTCGGATCTGCAGGATGAGCCCAAGGAAATCCCGCGCTTTATCGAGAAACTCAACGAAGGGTACGACGTGGTATGCGGCTGGAAAGCGGTGCGTCACGATCCCTGGCACAAGACCTTTCCCTCGCATTTGTACAACCGCTTCGTGTCGTGGCTCTTTGAAGTCCCCCTGCACGACGTGAACTGCGGCTTCAAGATCTTCCGCATCGACGTCGTGAAACGCATCCAAGTCTACGGCGAAATGCACCGGCTCATCCCCGTCATGGCGCACACGCTGAATTTCCGCGTCGGCGAGATTCCCGTCGAGCATCACCGCCGCCGCTACGGCAAATCGAAATACGGGTTCGAGCGCTTCTCTCGCGGCGCCATCGACGTGATTACCATGTGGTTCCTGCGCCGCCATTCGCAGGCTCCCGCGCACTTCTTCGGCAAACTCGGGTTCTGGCAGTTCGCCGGCGGGGCGCTGGCCATCCTGATCGGAATCATCTCGTGGTTTGTGTGGTCGCAGGCGGCCGGAGCCGGACTCTGCGCGGCGGGCATGGTGGTCTGTTCAACGGGCACATTGACGGTGAGCCTGGGCTTGCTCGCGGAATTGGTGCTGCACCACTTCGTTCGCATTGATCCCACGGTCTACATCGCGGAAAACAACGGCTCCTGA
- a CDS encoding response regulator translates to MIKHLRILVVDDDPEIPELLGGYLETCGYAVRTCSNGAEALAALRAAEYDLLVSDINMSGMNGFELLRETRKTYPRIGIILMTAYDDAHPIQEALQAGADGYIPKPFSLRKFSRIFEQAYWQALSREDWWEDVNTRGSKKA, encoded by the coding sequence ATGATCAAACACCTCCGCATATTAGTCGTCGATGATGACCCTGAGATTCCAGAGCTTCTTGGGGGCTACCTGGAGACATGCGGATATGCGGTGCGCACCTGCTCCAACGGGGCTGAGGCCTTAGCGGCGTTGCGGGCGGCTGAATACGACCTTCTGGTAAGCGACATCAACATGTCGGGCATGAATGGGTTTGAGCTGTTGCGCGAGACCCGCAAGACTTACCCGCGCATTGGCATCATTCTGATGACCGCGTACGACGACGCGCACCCCATTCAGGAAGCGCTGCAGGCGGGTGCGGACGGCTACATTCCAAAGCCGTTCAGCCTGCGCAAATTCTCGCGCATTTTCGAGCAAGCCTACTGGCAGGCCCTCTCCCGGGAAGATTGGTGGGAAGACGTCAACACGCGGGGTTCAAAGAAGGCGTAG
- a CDS encoding V-type ATP synthase subunit D produces the protein MATRLAVNPTRMELLRLRRRLAVAMRGHKLLKDKLDGLMKEFMQLAKAYKEARLAVDADLPQVLKLFVLAEVTSSRVVIEDALERTKQELELVQKPRRIMSVVIPHLEVSFGKSTGGYSRIHTPLELDTAIDDLKDFLPTLLKMAELEQTVRLLCEEIEKTRRRVNALEHTFIPRMTETIKYIKSKLDEMERSNTSRLMKIKEQRLAQGA, from the coding sequence ATGGCAACGCGTTTAGCGGTAAATCCGACTCGTATGGAGTTGCTCCGGCTGCGGCGCAGACTGGCCGTGGCCATGCGCGGGCACAAGCTGCTGAAAGACAAGCTGGACGGGCTGATGAAGGAATTCATGCAGCTTGCGAAGGCGTACAAGGAAGCCCGGCTTGCGGTCGATGCGGATTTGCCCCAGGTACTCAAGCTATTCGTGTTGGCGGAAGTGACGTCGTCGCGAGTAGTCATCGAAGACGCGCTCGAACGGACGAAACAAGAGTTGGAACTGGTGCAGAAGCCGCGGCGCATCATGAGCGTGGTGATTCCGCACTTGGAAGTCTCGTTCGGGAAATCCACCGGGGGATACTCGCGAATTCACACGCCCCTCGAACTGGACACAGCCATAGACGATCTGAAAGACTTTCTCCCGACGCTGCTGAAGATGGCGGAGTTGGAGCAGACCGTGCGTCTGTTGTGCGAAGAGATTGAGAAGACGAGGCGGCGGGTGAACGCTTTGGAGCATACGTTCATACCCCGCATGACCGAGACCATCAAGTACATTAAGAGCAAGTTGGACGAAATGGAGCGTTCCAACACAAGCAGGTTGATGAAGATAAAGGAGCAGCGGCTGGCGCAGGGCGCCTAG
- a CDS encoding V-type ATP synthase subunit B, with translation MVTREYRTVRQVIGPLILVEGVEGITYGELTDIKLDDGNIRRGRVLEVNGDKAMVQVFEGTSGLSPKEVRVKFLGKGIELGVSQDMLGRVFDGFGRPIDNGPALIPEKWLNINGSPMNPFARDYPNEFIQTGVSTVDLLNTLVRGQKLPIFSASGLPHSRLAAQIARQATTLKSGEKFAVIFAAMGITFEESEFFIADFRRTGALERAVLFMNLADDPPIERIAVPRMALTAAEYLAYEKDMHVLVILTDLTNYCEALREISAARKEVPGRRGYPGYLYTDLSTLYERAGRIKGKGGSITQIPVLTMPEDDKTHPIPDLTGYITEGQVILSRPIHTQGIYPPVDVLPSLSRLKDKGIGNGKTREDHADVMNQLYSAYARGKNAKELAVVLGESALSETDLLFVKFADEFEAKFVTQREDENRTIEESLAIGWNLLALLPRGELKRVRDAWIEKYHPNGKASA, from the coding sequence TTGGTTACCAGAGAGTATCGCACAGTCCGGCAAGTCATCGGTCCGCTTATCCTTGTGGAAGGCGTGGAAGGAATCACGTATGGCGAGCTGACGGACATCAAGTTGGACGACGGGAACATCCGTCGCGGTCGCGTGTTGGAAGTCAACGGCGACAAGGCGATGGTGCAGGTGTTCGAAGGAACGAGCGGACTGTCGCCCAAAGAGGTGCGCGTCAAGTTTCTTGGCAAGGGCATCGAACTCGGCGTGTCGCAAGACATGTTGGGCCGCGTGTTCGACGGATTCGGCCGGCCTATCGACAATGGACCCGCGCTGATTCCCGAGAAGTGGTTGAACATCAACGGCAGCCCGATGAATCCGTTTGCGCGCGACTATCCCAACGAATTCATTCAGACGGGCGTGTCGACGGTTGACTTGCTGAACACGTTGGTGCGCGGGCAGAAGTTGCCCATTTTCTCCGCGTCCGGTTTGCCGCATTCGCGGCTTGCGGCGCAGATCGCGCGGCAAGCCACAACGCTGAAGAGCGGCGAGAAGTTCGCCGTGATTTTCGCGGCCATGGGCATCACGTTCGAAGAATCCGAATTCTTCATCGCGGACTTCCGCCGCACGGGCGCCCTCGAGCGCGCCGTGTTGTTCATGAATCTTGCGGATGACCCGCCCATCGAACGTATCGCGGTGCCGCGCATGGCGCTGACTGCCGCCGAATACCTCGCGTATGAGAAAGACATGCACGTGCTGGTTATCCTCACGGACCTGACCAACTACTGCGAAGCGCTGCGCGAGATTTCCGCCGCGCGCAAGGAAGTGCCGGGCCGCCGCGGATATCCGGGCTATTTGTACACCGACCTTTCGACGCTGTACGAACGCGCGGGCCGCATCAAGGGCAAGGGCGGTTCGATCACGCAGATTCCGGTGTTGACCATGCCGGAAGACGACAAGACGCACCCGATTCCCGACCTGACGGGTTATATCACAGAAGGTCAGGTTATCCTGAGCCGCCCGATTCACACGCAGGGTATCTACCCGCCGGTGGACGTGCTTCCTTCGCTGTCGCGATTGAAGGACAAGGGTATCGGCAACGGCAAGACGCGCGAAGACCATGCGGACGTGATGAATCAGCTCTATTCCGCGTATGCGCGCGGCAAGAACGCGAAAGAACTCGCGGTGGTGTTGGGCGAATCCGCGTTGAGCGAGACGGACTTGTTGTTTGTGAAGTTTGCCGACGAGTTCGAGGCGAAGTTCGTGACTCAGCGTGAAGACGAGAACCGCACGATTGAAGAGAGTCTCGCGATTGGATGGAATTTGTTGGCGCTGTTGCCGCGCGGCGAACTCAAGCGCGTGCGCGATGCTTGGATCGAGAAGTATCACCCGAACGGGAAGGCGAGCGCGTAA
- a CDS encoding four helix bundle protein, whose protein sequence is MTEEQFKERTRKLALRVIALVESLGRTGTAGVIGRQVVRSGTSIGANYRAACRAKSRADIAAKLAIVEEEADETVYWLELLVESGIVSGKRLQPLIDETNEILAMTVASIKTLKRGLLTESKRLVNLKSKI, encoded by the coding sequence GTGACAGAGGAGCAGTTCAAAGAACGGACTCGCAAACTCGCGCTCAGGGTAATCGCGTTAGTTGAATCGCTTGGACGAACAGGAACTGCCGGAGTGATAGGGCGGCAAGTTGTGCGCTCGGGCACTTCGATAGGCGCCAATTATCGTGCAGCATGTCGCGCGAAGAGCCGCGCGGACATTGCGGCGAAGTTGGCCATTGTGGAAGAGGAAGCAGACGAGACGGTTTATTGGTTGGAGTTGTTAGTCGAGTCGGGAATCGTATCTGGTAAGCGACTTCAACCGCTAATTGACGAGACAAATGAGATACTGGCGATGACAGTGGCATCCATAAAGACGTTGAAACGCGGTCTGCTGACGGAGTCCAAAAGGCTCGTCAATCTAAAATCCAAAATCTAA